Proteins from a single region of Urocitellus parryii isolate mUroPar1 chromosome 4, mUroPar1.hap1, whole genome shotgun sequence:
- the Uevld gene encoding ubiquitin-conjugating enzyme E2 variant 3 isoform X1, whose translation MEFDCESVRRLLGKYKFRDLTVEELKNVNMFFPHFKYSMDTYVFKDSSQKDLLNFTGTIPVMYQGHTYNIPIRFWILDSHPFAPPICFLKPTANMGISIGKHVDAQGRIYLPYLQNWSHPKSVIVGLIKEMIAKFQEELPLYSLSSSDEARQVDMLAYIAKITEGVSDINSKSWTNYDIKPVNKITVVGNGELGIACILAISAKGIADRLVLLDLSEGTKGGTMDLDIFNLPNVEISKDLSASAHSKVVIFTVNSLGSSESYVDVVQSNVDMFRALVPALGHYSQHGVLLVASQPVEIMTYVTWKLSTFPAYRVIGIGCNLDSQRLHYIITNILKAQTSGKEVWVIGEQGEDKVPMWSDQEMSHSSQVQLSNRAMELLKVKGQKSWSVGLSVADLVDSIVNNKKKVHSVSILAKGYYDINSEVFLSLPCILGTNGVSEVIKTTVKEDTVTEKLQSSASSIHGLQQQLKL comes from the exons TTTCAAATATTCCATGGATACCTACG tttttaaagaTAGTTCCCAGAAAGACCTGCTGAATTTTACTGGTACTATTCCTGTGATGTATCAGG GTCATACATATAACATACCAATCCGTTTCTGGATTTTGGATTCTCACCCTTTTGCTCCCCCCATTTGCTTCTTGAAGCCAACTGCAAATATGGGAATTTCCATTGGAAAACATGTGGATGCACAAGGCAGAATATACTTGCCCTATCTCCAAAACTGGAGCCAT CCCAAGTCCGTCATTGTTGGATTAATTAAAGAAATgattgccaagtttcaagaggaACTTCCCCTATATTCTCTATCATCATCTGATGAAGCACGGCAGGTAGACATGCTAGCCTATATTGCAAAAATCACTGAAG GTGTCTCAGACATAAATTCAAAGAGTTGGACAAATTATGATATTAAACCAGTCAATAAAATTACTGTGGTTGGAAATGGAGAGTTGGGTATTGCCTGCATCTTAGCAATTTCAGCAAAG GGCATTGCAGACAGGCTAGTCCTTTTAGATCTCTCAGAAGGAACAAAAGGTGGAACCATGGACCTTGACATATTCAACCTGCCTAATGTGGAAATCAGCAAAG aTTTGTCTGCCTCTGCTCATTCCAAGGTGGTGATCTTCACAGTCAACTCTTTGGGTAGTTCTGAGTCTTATGTTGATGTTGTACAGAGCAATGTGGATATGTTCAGAGCCCTTGTCCCAGCTCTGGGACATTACAGTCAACATGGTGTTCTGCTCGTTGCATCTCAACCAg TGGAAATCATGACCTATGTGACATGGAAACTGAGTACATTTCCTGCATATCGAGTGATTGGAATTGGATGTAATCTTGATTCACAGAGATTACACTATATTATTACAAATATCTTGAAAGCACAGACTTCAGGCAAAGAAGTTTGGGTTATTGGTGAGCAGGGAGAAGACAAag tgcCCATGTGGAGTGACCAAGAAATGAGTCATAGCTCTCAGGTGCAGCTGTCCAACAG AGCCATGGAACTATTAAAGGTAAAAGGTCAAAAATCCTGGTCTGTTGGACTATCTGTAGCTGACCTGGTCGACAGTAttgtaaacaataaaaagaaagtacattCTGTATCAATTTTAGCAAAG ggaTATTATGATATAAATAGTGAAGTGTTTTTAAGTTTACCTTGCATCCTTGGAACTAATGGAGTATCTGAAGtcattaaaaccacagtgaaggAAGACACAGTGACTGAGAAACTCCAAAGCAGTGCATCCTC
- the Uevld gene encoding ubiquitin-conjugating enzyme E2 variant 3 isoform X5, translating to MEFDCESVRRLLGKYKFRDLTVEELKNVNMFFPHFKYSMDTYVFKDSSQKDLLNFTGTIPVMYQGHTYNIPIRFWILDSHPFAPPICFLKPTANMGISIGKHVDAQGRIYLPYLQNWSHPKSVIVGLIKEMIAKFQEELPLYSLSSSDEARQVDMLAYIAKITEGVSDINSKSWTNYDIKPVNKITVVGNGELGIACILAISAKGIADRLVLLDLSEGTKGGTMDLDIFNLPNVEISKDLSASAHSKVVIFTVNSLGSSESYVDVVQSNVDMFRALVPALGHYSQHGVLLVASQPVEIMTYVTWKLSTFPAYRVIGIGCNLDSQRLHYIITNILKAQTSGKEVWVIGEQGEDKEPWNY from the exons TTTCAAATATTCCATGGATACCTACG tttttaaagaTAGTTCCCAGAAAGACCTGCTGAATTTTACTGGTACTATTCCTGTGATGTATCAGG GTCATACATATAACATACCAATCCGTTTCTGGATTTTGGATTCTCACCCTTTTGCTCCCCCCATTTGCTTCTTGAAGCCAACTGCAAATATGGGAATTTCCATTGGAAAACATGTGGATGCACAAGGCAGAATATACTTGCCCTATCTCCAAAACTGGAGCCAT CCCAAGTCCGTCATTGTTGGATTAATTAAAGAAATgattgccaagtttcaagaggaACTTCCCCTATATTCTCTATCATCATCTGATGAAGCACGGCAGGTAGACATGCTAGCCTATATTGCAAAAATCACTGAAG GTGTCTCAGACATAAATTCAAAGAGTTGGACAAATTATGATATTAAACCAGTCAATAAAATTACTGTGGTTGGAAATGGAGAGTTGGGTATTGCCTGCATCTTAGCAATTTCAGCAAAG GGCATTGCAGACAGGCTAGTCCTTTTAGATCTCTCAGAAGGAACAAAAGGTGGAACCATGGACCTTGACATATTCAACCTGCCTAATGTGGAAATCAGCAAAG aTTTGTCTGCCTCTGCTCATTCCAAGGTGGTGATCTTCACAGTCAACTCTTTGGGTAGTTCTGAGTCTTATGTTGATGTTGTACAGAGCAATGTGGATATGTTCAGAGCCCTTGTCCCAGCTCTGGGACATTACAGTCAACATGGTGTTCTGCTCGTTGCATCTCAACCAg TGGAAATCATGACCTATGTGACATGGAAACTGAGTACATTTCCTGCATATCGAGTGATTGGAATTGGATGTAATCTTGATTCACAGAGATTACACTATATTATTACAAATATCTTGAAAGCACAGACTTCAGGCAAAGAAGTTTGGGTTATTGGTGAGCAGGGAGAAGACAAag AGCCATGGAACTATTAA
- the Uevld gene encoding ubiquitin-conjugating enzyme E2 variant 3 isoform X2: MFFPHFKYSMDTYVFKDSSQKDLLNFTGTIPVMYQGHTYNIPIRFWILDSHPFAPPICFLKPTANMGISIGKHVDAQGRIYLPYLQNWSHPKSVIVGLIKEMIAKFQEELPLYSLSSSDEARQVDMLAYIAKITEGVSDINSKSWTNYDIKPVNKITVVGNGELGIACILAISAKGIADRLVLLDLSEGTKGGTMDLDIFNLPNVEISKDLSASAHSKVVIFTVNSLGSSESYVDVVQSNVDMFRALVPALGHYSQHGVLLVASQPVEIMTYVTWKLSTFPAYRVIGIGCNLDSQRLHYIITNILKAQTSGKEVWVIGEQGEDKVPMWSDQEMSHSSQVQLSNRAMELLKVKGQKSWSVGLSVADLVDSIVNNKKKVHSVSILAKGYYDINSEVFLSLPCILGTNGVSEVIKTTVKEDTVTEKLQSSASSIHGLQQQLKL, translated from the exons TTTCAAATATTCCATGGATACCTACG tttttaaagaTAGTTCCCAGAAAGACCTGCTGAATTTTACTGGTACTATTCCTGTGATGTATCAGG GTCATACATATAACATACCAATCCGTTTCTGGATTTTGGATTCTCACCCTTTTGCTCCCCCCATTTGCTTCTTGAAGCCAACTGCAAATATGGGAATTTCCATTGGAAAACATGTGGATGCACAAGGCAGAATATACTTGCCCTATCTCCAAAACTGGAGCCAT CCCAAGTCCGTCATTGTTGGATTAATTAAAGAAATgattgccaagtttcaagaggaACTTCCCCTATATTCTCTATCATCATCTGATGAAGCACGGCAGGTAGACATGCTAGCCTATATTGCAAAAATCACTGAAG GTGTCTCAGACATAAATTCAAAGAGTTGGACAAATTATGATATTAAACCAGTCAATAAAATTACTGTGGTTGGAAATGGAGAGTTGGGTATTGCCTGCATCTTAGCAATTTCAGCAAAG GGCATTGCAGACAGGCTAGTCCTTTTAGATCTCTCAGAAGGAACAAAAGGTGGAACCATGGACCTTGACATATTCAACCTGCCTAATGTGGAAATCAGCAAAG aTTTGTCTGCCTCTGCTCATTCCAAGGTGGTGATCTTCACAGTCAACTCTTTGGGTAGTTCTGAGTCTTATGTTGATGTTGTACAGAGCAATGTGGATATGTTCAGAGCCCTTGTCCCAGCTCTGGGACATTACAGTCAACATGGTGTTCTGCTCGTTGCATCTCAACCAg TGGAAATCATGACCTATGTGACATGGAAACTGAGTACATTTCCTGCATATCGAGTGATTGGAATTGGATGTAATCTTGATTCACAGAGATTACACTATATTATTACAAATATCTTGAAAGCACAGACTTCAGGCAAAGAAGTTTGGGTTATTGGTGAGCAGGGAGAAGACAAag tgcCCATGTGGAGTGACCAAGAAATGAGTCATAGCTCTCAGGTGCAGCTGTCCAACAG AGCCATGGAACTATTAAAGGTAAAAGGTCAAAAATCCTGGTCTGTTGGACTATCTGTAGCTGACCTGGTCGACAGTAttgtaaacaataaaaagaaagtacattCTGTATCAATTTTAGCAAAG ggaTATTATGATATAAATAGTGAAGTGTTTTTAAGTTTACCTTGCATCCTTGGAACTAATGGAGTATCTGAAGtcattaaaaccacagtgaaggAAGACACAGTGACTGAGAAACTCCAAAGCAGTGCATCCTC
- the Uevld gene encoding ubiquitin-conjugating enzyme E2 variant 3 isoform X4, which yields MYQGHTYNIPIRFWILDSHPFAPPICFLKPTANMGISIGKHVDAQGRIYLPYLQNWSHPKSVIVGLIKEMIAKFQEELPLYSLSSSDEARQVDMLAYIAKITEGVSDINSKSWTNYDIKPVNKITVVGNGELGIACILAISAKGIADRLVLLDLSEGTKGGTMDLDIFNLPNVEISKDLSASAHSKVVIFTVNSLGSSESYVDVVQSNVDMFRALVPALGHYSQHGVLLVASQPVEIMTYVTWKLSTFPAYRVIGIGCNLDSQRLHYIITNILKAQTSGKEVWVIGEQGEDKVPMWSDQEMSHSSQVQLSNRAMELLKVKGQKSWSVGLSVADLVDSIVNNKKKVHSVSILAKGYYDINSEVFLSLPCILGTNGVSEVIKTTVKEDTVTEKLQSSASSIHGLQQQLKL from the exons ATGTATCAGG GTCATACATATAACATACCAATCCGTTTCTGGATTTTGGATTCTCACCCTTTTGCTCCCCCCATTTGCTTCTTGAAGCCAACTGCAAATATGGGAATTTCCATTGGAAAACATGTGGATGCACAAGGCAGAATATACTTGCCCTATCTCCAAAACTGGAGCCAT CCCAAGTCCGTCATTGTTGGATTAATTAAAGAAATgattgccaagtttcaagaggaACTTCCCCTATATTCTCTATCATCATCTGATGAAGCACGGCAGGTAGACATGCTAGCCTATATTGCAAAAATCACTGAAG GTGTCTCAGACATAAATTCAAAGAGTTGGACAAATTATGATATTAAACCAGTCAATAAAATTACTGTGGTTGGAAATGGAGAGTTGGGTATTGCCTGCATCTTAGCAATTTCAGCAAAG GGCATTGCAGACAGGCTAGTCCTTTTAGATCTCTCAGAAGGAACAAAAGGTGGAACCATGGACCTTGACATATTCAACCTGCCTAATGTGGAAATCAGCAAAG aTTTGTCTGCCTCTGCTCATTCCAAGGTGGTGATCTTCACAGTCAACTCTTTGGGTAGTTCTGAGTCTTATGTTGATGTTGTACAGAGCAATGTGGATATGTTCAGAGCCCTTGTCCCAGCTCTGGGACATTACAGTCAACATGGTGTTCTGCTCGTTGCATCTCAACCAg TGGAAATCATGACCTATGTGACATGGAAACTGAGTACATTTCCTGCATATCGAGTGATTGGAATTGGATGTAATCTTGATTCACAGAGATTACACTATATTATTACAAATATCTTGAAAGCACAGACTTCAGGCAAAGAAGTTTGGGTTATTGGTGAGCAGGGAGAAGACAAag tgcCCATGTGGAGTGACCAAGAAATGAGTCATAGCTCTCAGGTGCAGCTGTCCAACAG AGCCATGGAACTATTAAAGGTAAAAGGTCAAAAATCCTGGTCTGTTGGACTATCTGTAGCTGACCTGGTCGACAGTAttgtaaacaataaaaagaaagtacattCTGTATCAATTTTAGCAAAG ggaTATTATGATATAAATAGTGAAGTGTTTTTAAGTTTACCTTGCATCCTTGGAACTAATGGAGTATCTGAAGtcattaaaaccacagtgaaggAAGACACAGTGACTGAGAAACTCCAAAGCAGTGCATCCTC
- the Uevld gene encoding ubiquitin-conjugating enzyme E2 variant 3 isoform X6 has protein sequence MIAKFQEELPLYSLSSSDEARQVDMLAYIAKITEGVSDINSKSWTNYDIKPVNKITVVGNGELGIACILAISAKGIADRLVLLDLSEGTKGGTMDLDIFNLPNVEISKDLSASAHSKVVIFTVNSLGSSESYVDVVQSNVDMFRALVPALGHYSQHGVLLVASQPVEIMTYVTWKLSTFPAYRVIGIGCNLDSQRLHYIITNILKAQTSGKEVWVIGEQGEDKVPMWSDQEMSHSSQVQLSNRAMELLKVKGQKSWSVGLSVADLVDSIVNNKKKVHSVSILAKGYYDINSEVFLSLPCILGTNGVSEVIKTTVKEDTVTEKLQSSASSIHGLQQQLKL, from the exons ATgattgccaagtttcaagaggaACTTCCCCTATATTCTCTATCATCATCTGATGAAGCACGGCAGGTAGACATGCTAGCCTATATTGCAAAAATCACTGAAG GTGTCTCAGACATAAATTCAAAGAGTTGGACAAATTATGATATTAAACCAGTCAATAAAATTACTGTGGTTGGAAATGGAGAGTTGGGTATTGCCTGCATCTTAGCAATTTCAGCAAAG GGCATTGCAGACAGGCTAGTCCTTTTAGATCTCTCAGAAGGAACAAAAGGTGGAACCATGGACCTTGACATATTCAACCTGCCTAATGTGGAAATCAGCAAAG aTTTGTCTGCCTCTGCTCATTCCAAGGTGGTGATCTTCACAGTCAACTCTTTGGGTAGTTCTGAGTCTTATGTTGATGTTGTACAGAGCAATGTGGATATGTTCAGAGCCCTTGTCCCAGCTCTGGGACATTACAGTCAACATGGTGTTCTGCTCGTTGCATCTCAACCAg TGGAAATCATGACCTATGTGACATGGAAACTGAGTACATTTCCTGCATATCGAGTGATTGGAATTGGATGTAATCTTGATTCACAGAGATTACACTATATTATTACAAATATCTTGAAAGCACAGACTTCAGGCAAAGAAGTTTGGGTTATTGGTGAGCAGGGAGAAGACAAag tgcCCATGTGGAGTGACCAAGAAATGAGTCATAGCTCTCAGGTGCAGCTGTCCAACAG AGCCATGGAACTATTAAAGGTAAAAGGTCAAAAATCCTGGTCTGTTGGACTATCTGTAGCTGACCTGGTCGACAGTAttgtaaacaataaaaagaaagtacattCTGTATCAATTTTAGCAAAG ggaTATTATGATATAAATAGTGAAGTGTTTTTAAGTTTACCTTGCATCCTTGGAACTAATGGAGTATCTGAAGtcattaaaaccacagtgaaggAAGACACAGTGACTGAGAAACTCCAAAGCAGTGCATCCTC